The DNA segment AAAAATCCTTGAGGAGAAGTGTTCTTAGGGCTATATCGGTCAAAAATAAAATAGGATTTATTACTGGAGAATAAAAACGCCCAGACCTATATTCCCCACAATTCCGTCAATGGGTGAGGTGCGATGATGTGGTAACCTCTTGGATTCTGAATTCTCTGTGCAAAGACATTGTTGATAGTGTCGAATATGCTAGTAATGCCTTCGAGTTATGGAGAGAGTTAGAGGACAGGTACGACTAGACGAATGGTACTAAATTGTACCAAATCCAAAAGGAAATCAACAATTTAACTCAAGGTGTCCTTGATATTACTGGATATTATACGAAAATGAAGAAACTTCGGGAGGAATTGAACATGATAAGTTCCAAATCACAGTGCACTTGCTAATGTACATGTGGGGCTAAGGAAAATATGCACAAATCTGAGCAAGACAGAAGATTCATCCAATTTCTTATGGTATTGAACGAGGTATACACAACAGTGCGGGGCAGTATACTTATGATGAATCCCTTACCCTCCATGGCACATGCCTTTTCTTTGCTCATTCAGGAGGAAAAACAAAGAGAAGTGAAACCGCAGAATCAGCTCGTGATGGAATCTGTCTCTTTAAATGCCAATGTCCCTACACATAGTAGCCTGAACAGGGCACCTATGCATAACAATAATTTCAGAACTAATTACTCTCCAAATAACTACTCCTCTACTAGTAGACCTCGTCCTTTTTGTGATTACTGCAAGCGTGTTGGTCATACCAAAGACAAATGCTTCAAGCTTCACGGTTATCCTCAAGACTTCAATCACAACCCTAAGTATAATAAAGGCAAGAGCACTGCAGCAAATGTACATAGCACTCCAGTTGGAACTTTTCCTATGAATTGTGAGGAAATGCAGCCCCAAAGCAACAACTCTAATGTCAGTCTTACTAAAGAGCAATATGGACAATTGGTGACTCTACTCCAGCATTTTCAGACTGGCTCTGCTGGAGATAACTAAGATAACAACACTAATGGTGGAAATGTGAATTTTACAGGTATTTTAGCTTGTTCAGTATCTGTTCTCTCTGTTGGTTTTGGACTGTTGTCATGTAAATGCTTTAAGTCAAGAGCTGACATTTGGATTCTAGACTCAGGGGCTTCTAATCATATAACCTTCAATAAATCCTTACTTACTCACATTAAAACCTTAGTGTATCCTATGTTAATCACTTTACCAAATGGCTATAGAGTTAAAGTCACTGAAATTGGAACAGTTACTCTTGCACCAAACGCTATCTTGCAGAGAGTCCTTTACGTTCCTGCTTTCAAATacaatatttttttaatacaCTCTTTAGCTTCTCAGTTCAAAGGTTTAGTAGTTTTTTCTAACTTTCTATGTCTACTGCAGGCCCCTTCAATGAAAAGGCCTCTAGAGATTGGTAAGGTCAAGGAAGTCTTATACCTCTTGTGTTCAAGTTGTTTGAAGAACTCCTGCTCAATTTCACCTGTCTCTTGGTCTCTTCCAGATTCTGCTTTGTCTAAGACCTCTGATGTAAATAGCTTGCACTGCCATCATTCTGATTCACCTGTAAATATTTCCACTTGCTATTCACACTCAATTGTAAATAGTTCCATTGGTAATAAAACTCAGTGCATTTCATCACATTCTTTCATGTCTAATATGAATCAAGTTGACTTACTGTGATATTATAGATTGGGACATGTCCCTTTTGTCAAGATGAGGGAGATATCCTCCATTCCTATTCAATTCTCAACTAAACAACCTTTTCTCTGCTTTATTTGTCCCATGTCCAGGCAACCTAGACTTGCTTTCCCCCACAGAACCAATACCACAACTTCTCCTTTTGAACTTCTTCATGTGGACCTCTGGGGACCCTACCATGTGGCCACCCATGACAACTATAAATACTTTCTCACCCTAGTAGATGAATACAGTAGGGCCACCTGGACTGACCTCTTAACCAATAAGAGCAATACATTACAAGTTATCAAAGTGTTCATATCATTAGTTGAAACTCACTTCAAAACAAATATAAGGTACCTTAGGTCAGACAATGGTTCAGAGTTTATGAATCCAGAAACCTCATCCTTCTTTCAGTCAAAAGGGATTATTCATCAAAGAACATGTCCCTACACTCCTCAATAAAATGGGGTCGTAGAAAGAAAACATAGGTACCTTTTGGAAACTGCCAGGGCACTCCTCTTCCAGTTCAAATTACCCTTACAGTATTGGGGTGAGTGTGTTTTGGCTGCCACTCATATTATCTGAAAAAAAACTACTTATCTGAAAAACAAATTACCAATTGAAGTCCTTTACAATAAAAAACCAACCTATTCCTACCTCAGAAGTTTTTGTTGCCTATGTTTTCCCACTATACCCAAGATTCATAGAGATAAATTTGAACCTAGAACCACTCCCCATGTCTTTGTGGGATATCCTTATGAGACAAAAGGGTACAAAGTTCTCAATTTGGCCACTAAGAAGATTCATGTTTTCAGGGATGTGACCTTTCATGAGCATGTTTTCCCTTTTGCTACTGTATCTGATTCCCCTCCTCACTTTCCTCCGGTTCTTGATTCTACCTCTCTTACACAGGATGTACCACTCACTGAGGTACATTCTGATATTCATACCTATTCTAATACTCACACTTCTCAACCATCAACAGGTACTACTGATGTCTCCTCTATAGCCTCACCTATAGACAACTCAACTGTACATTCACCCAGTAATCCATCACAAGTTATTCCTTCACCTTCACCATCTTTAACTGAAGTCTAACCACATACCTAGAAGATCTACTAGAGCACATCACCTACCAGTGCATTTGAAAGATTATGTATGTTCCATGCTAACCTACACCCTGATACACATCCTGCATCTGTCTCAACATCTTCTGCACCCACATCCACTCTAGATTCCCCTTTTCCCCTTAGTGCTCTTTTTTCTAAACACCACTATGTTTCCTTCACCTCTCTGGTTCATAATAGTCAGCATCTTGTGCAAATTATTTGCCATGACAATGAGCCAAATTGTTATAAAGTTGTAGTTTTAGATCCTGCTTGGCAAGCATCCATGACATTAGAGTTTGAGGCACTTCATGCTAATCAGACCTGGGACTTAGTTCCCTTGCCTATAAGCAAGAGACCAATAGGCTGTAGGTGGGTATATAAAATCAAGCACAAAGCTGATGGTAGTGTTGAGAGTTTCAAGGCCAGGTTGGTGGTGAAAGGGTATACTCAACAAGCTGATATTGACTATATTGAGACATTCTCACCAGTTGTGAAAATGACCACCATCAGGGCACTCATAGCAACTGCAATAAAGAAACATTGGGGATTTTTTCAACTTGATGTAAATAATACCTTCCTTCATGGAGATCTCCATGAGGAAGTGTATATGGATCTACCTCCTGGCCTATTAGTTGATAAACCTGGGCTAGTGTGTAAACTGAACAAATCACTATATGGCTTGAAACAGGCCAGTCGAAAGTGGTATACTAAACTAGCTGAGGCTCTGTGTTCCAAAGGATATGTTCACTCCCTTAATGACTATTCTTTGTTTTACAAGAAGACCGACTCCTCTGTTATCTTTgttgttgtttatgttgatgatgtaTTCATTACATGTAACAATTCAAAGGAAATTACTTTGTTGAAAGCTTTTCTACATGCTCAGTTTAGGATCAAGGATTTGGGAAGATTACACTATTTCCTAGGCTTAGAAGTTCTCTACAAGGATGATGGTGCTATAATCTCCCAAAGGAAATTTGCACTTGATCTACTGAAGGAGTATGAGTGTCTCCATTGTAGTTCTTTTAGTTCACCATTAGATCCTAATATTAAACTAAAAGCTAAGGAAGGTATGCCTCTGACAGATCCTTCTATCTATAGGATTATGATAGGTAAATTGAATTTCCTCACAAATACGAGACTAGACATTGCATATAGTGTGCAACACCTTAGTCAATTCATGCAAGATCGCAGGGATCCTCACTTGAAGGTTGCTTACCATTTGCTTAGATATTTGAAGATTGATCCTACCCTTGGGGTTTTCATGTCTGCTAGTTCTGATTGTACTGTTAAAGGGTATTGTGATTCTGATTGGGCAACTTGCCCAGATTCTAGGAAATCTGTTACTGGATATCTAGTGCTCCTTGGTGATAGTCCTATCAGCTGGAAGTCTAAGAAACAGGCCACCATATCCCTCTCCTCTGCTGAAGCTGAATATAGAGCCCTAAGAAATGTTGTTGGTGAGCTTACTTGGTTGTGCAGGTTGTTTGATGAGCTGACAGTCCATTTTCCTAAACCTGTCCCAGTGTTTTGTGATAGCCAATCAGCTTTACACATTGCTCGCAATCCTGTGTTTCATGAACGCACCAAATATATTGAGGTCGATTGCCACTTTGTGAGAGACAAGCTACAAGAAGGACTATTATCTCTTCATCATGTTGGAACTGATTGCCAGCTAGCTGATGTCCTAACCAAGGCCCTTACTGGGGTCAAGCATGCCACAATTATGAGCAAGTTGGCAATGACAACCTCACTTCCAACTTGAGGGGAAGGGGtattgaaatattattttaattatatgtGTAAACACTGTTAAGTATGTTAGTGAGCTTAGTTAGCTTCTTTGTTTTGTTAGTTAGTGCACTCAAATGTGGGTCACACGTAGGGTATGTATATGTATATCTTGTACAGAAAATATTTCAGTTTTATCAATTCATTTTACTCCCATCCTTCTCTCATTCTCTCTCTTTTTCGAGAAGCTTCTAGGGTTCCACCATTGGAGCTCAAGCTTGAGTTCCACCATTGTTGTTCACCTCTCAATCTTTACAGTTCTGGATACCAATTAGTTAAAAAATATACTTATAAAAGAAATCTGATATTCGACTTGGTATATAAAAACTTATACAAGTTTTAGGGCTTGTTTGGTACGAGAAATAAGGGATAATTAATCGCGAAATTAAATTTGAAATAAGTTTATCTCATGTTTGGTTGATATAAAATTGCAGTATAGCTAATCCCGAAATTAGTTATCCCGGAATTGTCGTATTTTTTTATCCCCTATGAGAGGTTAAGATAACAATATCAGGTAACTAATCACGGAACAATTAATCATGAGATAACTTGTTTCCCAACTGAACGACTACTTAAAGTGCAAGGGACCATCAAATGTTCAGCCAATTCCAAGCAGTATAAGAAAAAGCATGGTAAAGGTGGAGACGATGACTCAATGTTCTAATGGTTAGTTTTCCTTGCGATCTTCAAAAGGTATAGTAGTTGTTTAGTAAATAAAAATTACGTCTtgcaaaaattaattttcttgtttttcttctcgGTAGCTTTTTTCCAAAAAGCAGAAGAAGTACTTCAGCAGAACTTTTTCTTTTCGCCAAACACGTCAAATCTCCAAAAAACATGAATTGATAATTTGGATAAAAAAGAATTGCTTTTAGcattccaaaagcttggccaaacatctATGAGTTTATCTTATCAAAGAAATCGGCAATCAACTTGGTTCATATAGATCCTAACACGCAGAAGACTTTAAAGATTTGCCAATTCCAAGCAATATCGTTTGTGCTCTTGACTTTCAGCTTCAATTCACTAATAAGAAAAGCCCAATATTCATTTCTAAATAGTCGAACTGTATTGAAATACAGAGATCTATACGTAAAGGTGTCGATAGAGTATGTGGGGTACTTGAGCAGTTCATTTTTAAGAGTTACAACAACATCAAGGTGGTAGTGAGTTTGCGACACGTTAAATGCAGCAAAGTTGCACGTTCCAGCCAGGTGTACAATCCGTTGCAGCAACTGATGAAAAAGAATCCGGATGCTAATAACACTGTTCTGTATCTGGAACTAGAGAGCAGGGATACTCAAGGATCCAACATCGAGCAATCTTGGGAGTATCTGCACCATAATTGTATAAGCTACATTTCCAGTGACATTGCAGCAAGAGAAACTGCAAATAGATGCCAGGATGGCTACGAGGAAACTAGAACTTCCAATATTCCATATTGAGGGAATTCACTTGCCCACTTTTCTTTTGATTTAGCAATATGTAGACTATATTTTGTATATCAGAATACTATAATTCCCACAGTATGGTATTTGGAAGTTTGAGTTCCCCATCTTGTTATTCTCGTACTATACAAAAACTAACCTCTCCAACTCGAGCACTAATTTTCAAAGGTACAAGAGCGTCAGCTCGTGTAACTCCAATATTTACAATTGCAGTAGCAGCACCTGCCTCATGCGCAGCTCTGTGCAAAGTAATTTAATGGTTATTGTCCTGATGCTGATTTTATCCAAAAGCGGGGAAAGGAAAAGAAGGAAATTATGATGTCGAAAATCCAACAGTATATGCAAAGCGATAATCTTATAACTCCCTAAACCATTAGAAACTcttttcaaaaggaaaaagaaggtaAACCAAAAGGGACCACTCTCACAAATGAAACCTCAGATCGTGCATTTCTAATCCCAGCTGAAAAACTTATGCTTGCTCTGAGATCAATTCATCAATGATGCACTAATAGAAGAATCAAATGAGCAAACATGGTAAAGCTTTCCAAGTAGACCAGAGTTTCTTTAAAAAGAATGGAAGACAGAACCAATGCATTTCTTACTTGATAAGCCGGAAAGCAGACATGGTCATCATAGATGAACCAAGTACAAGGAAGGCATCACATCCCTTTGCAGCTTCCATGGCAGCATCCGCTCTAGCTTTAGGGACATTATCCCCAAAGAAGACAACCTGCAATTATACCAGATCAATGACAATACCAATATACTACTGCCGTTACAGCCATAAATTTAATGGAGAAATAATTAATCAAATAACCATTATATAAAATTGCTAGGCAAAGGTGGACTGatgtttttcttccttttcttaatGCAGTTTTAGAGGTCAACTATTCCATTGACTAGATATTGTAATAAGTAGCAGAAACTTTAAACAAACTATTAAAAGATAACAACGAAATTATAGCATTCTGGTAATCCTAAAGCGCAATTGAGATTGAAGTTTCCTAAGGGTGAACAGCAAGATCAAACCTACCTTCTGACATGCAGAGCTATAATCAGCATGGAGCAAGAACTGATATATGTTATAAGTCGGACTAACATTGGTACAACTTAATATCAATTTCTTGTGACAGTTCAAGATAACTCTTCAAGTAGCTTTTGGGATTCTTTAAGTATGTTTTACGGTATCTTGAAGTCCTGGTACGTTTTTATTAACCAATAGGATCCCGTGACATAAAACAGGGGAGTTCGTATATCTAACATTCATCTTATGCATCTGCATTGAGATATATAATCTGGTCAGACCTGAAGCTTCTGCTCTCTCAAACTTTTGTATTTGTCTCCCCCTAACGGACCTCTGATTTACTGTCACCCCAATAATCTTTCTATTTAGATTTCTGATTCCTGCCATTCCTCTCATACTTTTAACAGACAGTGGGAAGATACCATCGGACTTTATCCTTAGAGATGGCACCTTGAAACTGGCTGAACCATAACGATGGTAGGGAAGTTTTTACATAGTAGGCTGTCAATGAAGGAGATTAACCTTTTAAATGTTACTATAACAATTAGTTGTATTATAAGCAAGTTGTAATACGGAGAGGATGTTCAGAGGTTGCCGAGGAAGGGGCAATGGTACATCAATTCCTTAAGCAGTTGCTTAAATGCACATTGGGCTTCTGTCCAAACAATACCTCTCTCTAGTTATATTGAGCTTCTGGGACTTCCATCTCACTTATGGAGAAATGAAGTATGTTCACTGATGTTCAGCAACTGAAGCACCGTAGATGATGTATAATGTGGCAACTaaagtttttcaaaaatcaaCTTTTGGCGGTTGTGAGGATATCTCCTTTCTATACATATGATTTTTATTTAAAATCAGCAGACTAATTACTTGACTTCTTCCTTTCGAGATTTTTCCCAAGTAAGAATGGGAAAACTCTTATTATTTGAACTTCTTTACTAGGTATTCTGTACTTATTGGCACTTATCAGAATTTTGAAATCTCTACCTATAGGCTATTCTTGTTCTCCGTGGTGCAACGCTAGTTTTTCAATCGAGAATATTCTTCAGCATATTCGTAATAACAAGGGACTTTTTCATCTTATGCAATTTCTGCACAATCTAGCATTTACTGTAAATCACTCTTCCTGGAAATCCACAAGACCTATTTTAAGCTCcagtagaagaaaaaaaaaacataaagaaggagaaaaaagAGGCTGCTCCAAGTTTATACAGACTAGCTCATCTAATACATAGAAAAAAAGACTTACATCAGGTTTCAGAACTCCTCGGCACCTCTCACAATTAGGAATGTAGAAATCCTCCTCCCAGAATTTCTCATCGATCTCAATATCCCCATCAGGCCTTTGCTTCATTCCAAAGCTCTTGTCTGATCGGCTGTCATAGTCCAAATTTTCGATAGCTTCTGCCCACTGCAGTACTACAACTTCTCCAATTCAATTTATGCCAACGGACCAAACCAGTGAATAGATTATGCCCAATCAATTGAAGTATGAATAACACAGATAGAAATACCTAAGAAAGCTTAGAAAATGAGCACTAAATCAGGTCTAGGTTCACCAACGTGCCTTGATACATGAAAAAATTAGTGGAAAAGTCGCTGTGACAATGAAATCAATAACATTCTACATGCCAAAGTATCCATCATTTTCTTTTTTCCAGACAAGTATAAGCAGTGTTATTACAAGCCATCCCTTTGTCACTTAAAGCGAGGAAGATATGCAAAGTAAGGGGATATTGCTTCATTGATGAGCACTTCAAACAATGACGGACAAAGTGATCTCAACGAGAAATGAGCGGCATTTTGAATTTCAACTTTGGGATTTATATCAGCATCATTTTATATAGGATGTTGAAATTAATTATATTAATTTCCATATGATCACGGTACTGCTAAATTCATATATGTTCGGTTCCATAAACTGTGCGCTTCACTCACACTTTTTGCTTCAAGCCCCATGGACCttgttccccccccccccccgggtgCTTTTTGGTTTTGAAAACACCGAGTAAAGGAAAAGCATATCGGTGTCTACAGGACTTATAGGACTTGTACCTATTAGCCTAAGTGTCCCGTGGAATAGTGCTAAAACCAATTTTCTCTCTCATATTTCATGAAGTCAAATTCATATAACTCAAATCAATAATTAGTAAGTGATTTCAATGTCGTGTATGGGGTTATATGAACATTACTAGATCAATAGAATAGTTGAACAAAGATAACCTTGGGATTATGAGCCTTCACTTGATCTTGAAACAGTTCTCGAGGTAGAGTAAAACCACAATTTGTACAGGCGACAATGTAGACAGTCCCATGCAATTCAAGTGGGCTGCTGCCAGCCCGATGATGCAGCCTGAGAGGAAGTGTAACAAGTTGGTGTTAAAAGGCTCATAAAATCAAAGTTAAATGAAAAGACGAGCCAACCACCTGTCCACATTCTGTGTAATCATAAAACTTATATGGCCTGCTTTCTCAAGAGATGATAGAGCTATATGACCTGTACTAGGTTGAGCAGCAGTGAAACGTCTCCAGCCAGCATAACTCCGTGCCCAATAACGCCTTCGAGCCTTGACTGATCTGAGAAACTCCTGCAATAAAAAACAATGAAAACTTCAATCAGAAAATATGAATGTATGCACAGTAGATAAACAAGTGC comes from the Nicotiana sylvestris chromosome 4, ASM39365v2, whole genome shotgun sequence genome and includes:
- the LOC104241047 gene encoding NAD-dependent protein deacylase SRT2, which gives rise to MAMSMSLRLCCRPSFSGLKNKRDLLALDLAANHLNIPMGKWFSGVTKFTPFEGYVKFVQTTARITFPKISSDCKDNAPSNFLSHKKMVPYSDPPSMKDVDSLYEFFDRSTKLVVLTGAGMSTESGIPDYRSPNGAYSTGFKPITHQEFLRSVKARRRYWARSYAGWRRFTAAQPSTGHIALSSLEKAGHISFMITQNVDRLHHRAGSSPLELHGTVYIVACTNCGFTLPRELFQDQVKAHNPKWAEAIENLDYDSRSDKSFGMKQRPDGDIEIDEKFWEEDFYIPNCERCRGVLKPDVVFFGDNVPKARADAAMEAAKGCDAFLVLGSSMMTMSAFRLIKAAHEAGAATAIVNIGVTRADALVPLKISARVGEILPRLLDVGSLSIPAL